In Patagioenas fasciata isolate bPatFas1 chromosome 2, bPatFas1.hap1, whole genome shotgun sequence, a single window of DNA contains:
- the SKIDA1 gene encoding SKI/DACH domain-containing protein 1, giving the protein MGDLKSGFEEVDGVRLGYLIIKGKQMFALSQVFTDLLKNIPRTTVHKRMDHLKVKKHHCDLEELRKLKAINSIAFHAAKCTLISREDVEALYTSCKTERVLKTKRRKISRALSATDLRPELAPADPFSGFWKENKLWLGLDDSPRPLLPVRRKALRPGDTALLPASHLPHIFSKYTGHSYPEIARAPCKPPANYETTPAVGSCAPLRARRPPSTRPPLAAAARPRLPVAGPPPLSARCRRRRHGAAATAGALGPPGGARRLLASLRPCRPRGAPRLPLPRGFGPPPAFAESGSSDSESSCCSGRAAHDSDCGSSLSSSSEGSSEEEDEEEEEDEEGSGASDSSEGSSEEEEEEEEEEEEEEEEEEDSTSDSDSSSVSSQVSVQSIRFRRTSFCSPPGVVHANFLYHLAAAAASRPPASAPAEPGGLPALRGTPGGVKPELPEEWGRPGWAPAAPALRCSGGLESCFAEIRDDRVSEITFPHSEFSNNAKSTDLTINCVAKGASSPSPKTNNAFPQQRILREARKCLQATTTHRADNNTIAARFLSNDSSSAAANSEKDSKIPHCIEFATDLPSLQTDPEEDAASAGAAAAAELQCTDTGNKALPFLHSIKIKIEDSSANDEYEPDFTTHKLKCECNDTKDEFYGVTESNNQDALLTAKEDSACTEKETTSLNPLTQSQVLSCTLGTPKPEDGEYKFGARVRKNYRTLVLGKRPVLQTPPVKPNLKSARSPRPAGKIETHEGTLDDFTVNNRRKRVASNVASAVKRPFNFMANFPCPPSLIIGNDGDLLPAYSLNTTKDSQPPHKAHPVWKWQLGGSAIPLPPSHKFRKFN; this is encoded by the coding sequence ATGGGAGACCTGAAGTCGGGTTTTGAAGAGGTGGATGGCGTGAGGCTCGGCTACCTCATCattaaaggaaagcaaatgtttgcACTCTCCCAGGTTTTTACAGACCTGCTTAAAAACATCCCGCGAACTACCGTGCACAAGCGAATGGatcatttaaaagtaaaaaagcaTCACTGCGACCTGGAGGAGTTGAGGAAACTCAAAGCCATCAACTCCATCGCTTTCCACGCCGCCAAATGCACCCTGATCTCCAGAGAGGACGTGGAAGCCCTTTACACATCTTGCAAAACCGAACGGGTCCTTAAGACGAAACGGAGGAAAATAAGCCGGGCACTGTCAGCCACCGACCTGCGGCCGGAGCTCGCACCCGCCGACCCCTTCTCCGGCTTCTGGAAGGAGAACAAACTTTGGCTGGGTTTGGATGACTCTCCCCGGCCGCTGCTGCCCGTCAGGAGGAAAGCGTTGCGTCCGGGAGACACAGCCTTGCTGCCGGCCTCTCATCTACCTCACATTTTTAGTAAATACACTGGCCACAGCTACCCAGAAATCGCTCGGGCGCCTTGCAAACCCCCCGCAAACTATGAAACGACACCGGCGGTGGGCAGTTGCGCACCCCTGCGCGCCCGCCGCCCTCCCTCCACCCGCCCCCCGCTCGCCGCCGCGGCGCGGCCGCGGCTCCCGGTCGCCGGCCCCCCGCCCCTGtccgcccgctgccgccgccgccgccacgggGCGGCCGCCACCGCCGGCGCGTTGGGCCCCCCCGGCGGCGCCCGGCGGCTCCTGGCCTCGTTGCGGCCCTGCCGGCCCCGCGGCGCCCCGCGGCTGCCGCTGCCCCGCGGCTTCGGGCCGCCGCCCGCCTTCGCCGAGAGCGGCAGCAGCGACTCGGAGTCCAGCTGCTGCTCCGGCCGCGCCGCCCACGACTCGGACTGCGGCTCCAGCCTCTCCAGCTCCAGCGAGGGCAGCtcggaggaggaggacgaggaggaggaggaggacgaggagggcAGCGGCGCCTCGGACTCCAGCGAGGGCAgctcggaggaggaggaggaggaagaggaggaggaggaggaagaggaggaggaggaggaggacagcaCCTCGGACTCCGACTCCAGCTCGGTCTCCAGCCAGGTTTCGGTGCAGAGCATCCGCTTCAGGCGCACCAGCTTCTGCAGCCCGCCCGGCGTGGTCCACGCCAATTTCTTGTACCATctggcggccgccgccgcctcccggccCCCGGCCTCGGCCCCGGCGGAGCCCGGCGGGCTGCCCGCCCTCCGCGGCACTCCCGGCGGAGTCAAGCCGGAGCTGCCGGAGGAGTGGGGCCGCCCCGGCTGGGCTCCCGCCGCCCCGGCGCTGCGCTGCTCCGGCGGCCTGGAGAGCTGCTTCGCGGAGATAAGAGATGATAGGGTGTCCGAGATCACATTCCCACACTCTGAATTTTCCAATAATGCCAAGAGTACTGACCTAACAATTAACTGTGTTGCAAAGGGGGCCTCTTCACCTAGCCCAAAGACAAACAATGCATTTCCACAACAAAGAATACTCAGAGAGGCAAGGAAATGCCTTCAAGCAACTACTACACACCGTGCAGATAACAATACAATAGCTGCTAGGTTCTTAAGTAATGATTCTTCGTCAGCGGCAGCAAATTCAGAGAAAGATTCCAAAATCCCTCATTGTATTGAATTTGCCACGGATTTGCCCTCTTTACAAACTGATCCTGAGGAGGATGCTGCTTctgcaggggcagcagcagcagctgagctccAGTGCACTGATACAGGCAATAAGGCATTGCCATTCCTGCACAGCATTAAAATCAAAATAGAGGACAGCAGTGCGAACGACGAGTATGAGCCTGACTTTACAACACATAAGCTAAAGTGTGAGTGCAATGATACTAAGGATGAGTTTTACGGTGTGACTGAGAGTAATAACCAGGACGCTTTATTAACAGCCAAGGAAGATTCTGCATGCACTGAGAAAGAAACCACTTCCTTAAACCCACTGACTCAGAGTCAGGTCCTTTCATGCACTTTAGGTACTCCAAAACCTGAGGATGGGGAGTATAAATTTGGAGCAAGGGTGAGAAAAAATTACAGGACACTGGTTTTGGGAAAGCGACCTGTACTGCAGACTCCTCCAGTCAAACCAAATTTGAAATCAGCTCGAAGTCCACGTCCTGCAGGTAAAATCGAGACACATGAAGGAACACTGGATGATTTTACAGTTAACAATAGACGCAAAAGGGTAGCCAGCAATGTAGCATCAGCAGTGAAAAGGCCATTTAATTTCATGGCAAATTTTCCCTGTCCACCATCACTAATTATTGGCAATGATGGGGATTTGTTGCCAGCTTATTCCTTGAACACCACTAAGGATTCCCAACCACCTCACAAGGCCCATCCTGTATGGAAATGGCAGCTGGGCGGTTCTGCAATACCTCTTCCACCTAGCCACAAATTCAGGaaatttaattaa